From the Triticum urartu cultivar G1812 chromosome 4, Tu2.1, whole genome shotgun sequence genome, the window CTGCCTTGCCGCAGCAGCGCGCGCGGCTCGACGAACGGCAGGCCCATGTTGTTCCCGGAGACGAGCGTCAGCATCCCCAGGACGATGCCGCCCCACGGGGCGGCGATGGGCACGAACCGCCGCACGAACCGCTGGCGCCAGGCCAGCGGCTGGCGGACGAGGAACTGGTGCGCCAGCGGGCCGCCGGCGCTGTAGGTGGCGATCACCACCGGCATGCCGCCGTTAAGCCCGCTCGCCCTCTCGACGAGGCCCTTGAGCGCCCGGAAGAAGGCGTCGCCCACCCTGGACGGGTGCCCCACCGGCGCGACGGCGTACCGGAAGTCGTAGGGCGCGCCGAACATGGTCTCGCCGTCGCGGTACCCCATCTTCTCCAACCGCTCGATAAACGTGCTCATGTAGGAGAAATTCCTTGAAAAATCGAGAAATTTCAGCCGATTTTGATTCATAATTATGGGCACGACACGATTGAGCAATCGATAGCTAGTACTTACTTGCGGTCAGGATCGGGGTAGCGGAAGGCTTGGGTGGAGCCGAAGAAGGGGACGCGCGTCTCCACGCCGGGGACGTTGGAGTAGTCGTCGGCGGCGGGGTCGTACACAGAGCTCATCTGCTCCGCGAAGCACGGCACGTTGCCGGGGTCCTGGAGGGCGGAATAGTTGAGGTAGAGGCGGAACCACCCCTCCTCCTTGCGCGCCCCGCAGCCCGGCGACGACGGCCGGTAGAGCTTGGTGAGCCGCGCGTCCAGCTCGTTGGTGGCGTAGCCCGGCACCAGGACGACGGGGTGCAAGCGCGGCGCCGCTTGCACCGCTGCTAGTGCCACTGCCAGTAGTAACTGCGCAAGAAGCAACGGGATCGCCATGGATGGGCCGATGGAATGATCAAAGTTAATTCAGAGTCGTACTCCTTTTGTCCAATCTGCAGATGGTGGTAGGCGAGATGGGTGTTGATTGGGGGCTTGCGACCAATTCACATTTTATACACGAAGCATCCCATGTCGCTCCTATCCACAATGCGCATCAGTTGGTCCATGTGGATTAAAGTACAGTAGTAGTTCTTGACATTTTGCTTGTGAGACCCAAGGGGCACCGGATGTGAACGTCTGCTTAGGAAAATCACTAGTAATTCTTTGATTCTCCTCTAAACAAGGAAGACTAGGCATGGTGCCAAGGTCCTTTGGACACGTCCATGTTTTTTATGTTTGAATAGAAGGCAGCGTTTGACACTTGAAATATTGACCACGCGGATGTGTGCACAGAATCATTTTCGAGGATTTCGTGAAGACTCCATTATGAAGTGACGGAGGGATCGTACCATTTGAGCCTTTTCTTTTTTAACATGGATCAGTGGGTACTATCTCCGTCCTGATTTATTGGTCCATTTTACATTTTGtgtcaaagtttgaccacataTTTGACCGATAAAATTTAAATCGTATTCCATAAAAATCATATTGATGGGTTTGTATTTGAAAGAAGTTTGCAATGATATTATTTTTGTGGTATATAACATATATTTTGCTAGTTAAATCTAACATCAAAGTCCGACACAAAATAAAAAAAGGACAAATAAACCTGAACTGAGATAGTACTTTCTTTTAAAAAAGGAGTATCCTAATTTTTTTTCGAGATCAAGAGTATGATACATGCGTGTGAATATTTGCAGGACGGGCTTTATGGAGCCTTTTAAAAAAAGATCGAAAATTATATTTAATAgttataaaaaaataaaaaaataaaaaaataaatccATAGAAACTTATACTTCCTcagttcctaaatatttgtctttttagaaacggagggagtatatgctCCGCACGAACATGTGAAAAATTGGATGAGGaagtgtgtgtgtgcgcgcgcgagcGTGTGTCTTCCCGAAAAAATAAATTCCTTTAGAAAATTATATTTGAAACCGCTCGGCCTCCATTGGCTGTTTCGGTCTTCTTACTACCATAGTTTGCAACACATCGTAGCACACATTAGAAGACACTAGAGGGAATAACCGTTCCAACACAACAAAAAGCAGCCTCTGACGTGGAAATCCATAACTGAACACGAGCTCATATCATGCTGGGTGAACAATAAATTTGAAATATATATAAAAAACTGATTTTTTACATCAAACATTAACTAGTTTTCTATGTGCGTGCAAACATTCATAACAATATGACATTGGGGGAGCTCAGGGTCGAAAAGATAAAATTAGTGCTCAAAAAAAAGTTGAACCTTCCTCAAAAATTGGAATTTTCCCCCTAGAGATCCTCTGATGTCATATCCCCAGGACGATGCCGCCCCACTGGGCGGCCGTGGGCACGAACCACTGGCGCCAGGCCGAAGCTGTGGGTGGTGAGCACCACTGGCCTGCCGCCGTTAAGCCCGCTCACCCTCTCGACGAGGCCCTTGAGCGCCTGGAAGAAGGTGTTGCCGACCTTGTACGGGCGCCCCACCGGCGTGACGACGTACTGGAAGTCGTAGGGCGCGTCGAACATGGTCTCGCCATCGCGGTACCCCCATCCTTTCTAGCCTCTCCACCAACGTGCTCATGTAGGAGAAGTTCCTGAGCATTTTTTTGATTTGATATCACCAGCTCATGAGGAAAACTGAGAAATTTCAGCCGAGTTTATTCAGAAATAATTGATTGCTACTTACTTGCAATCTGGATCGGGATAGCGGAAGGCTTGGGTGGAGCCGAAGAAGGGGGCGCACGGCGGTGGGGTCATACACGGAGCTCATTTGTTCCACGAAGCACGACACGTTGCCAGGGTCCTGGAGGGCAGAGTAGTTGATGTAGAGGCGAAGCACGACACGTTGCTAGTGTCCTGGAGGGCAGAGTAGTTGAGGTAACAGGATAACTTGGAGTTGTATCTCGACCTCTTACAACTAAAACCGGATACTTATTAAAACACACCCAGATAACAGAAAAATACATCCGGTGATCGCTTTCTCTCAGGGGGATGAGGAGAGGATCACCGAGCGGTATTATTGATGTACATATGTACAAGATGATACCATATAATACTCCGCTCTTCTACTGCTACAAAATGATGGCTGCAAGAAGATGTAGTCTTCGATAGGATTTCTCCCCCTTGTTCTGGCATTTCTGCAGTATA encodes:
- the LOC125553476 gene encoding lecithin-cholesterol acyltransferase-like 1 yields the protein MAIPLLLAQLLLAVALAAVQAAPRLHPVVLVPGYATNELDARLTKLYRPSSPGCGARKEEGWFRLYLNYSALQDPGNVPCFAEQMSSVYDPAADDYSNVPGVETRVPFFGSTQAFRYPDPDRKNFSYMSTFIERLEKMGYRDGETMFGAPYDFRYAVAPVGHPSRVGDAFFRALKGLVERASGLNGGMPVVIATYSAGGPLAHQFLVRQPLAWRQRFVRRFVPIAAPWGGIVLGMLTLVSGNNMGLPFVEPRALLRQGRSLQSSLWILPSPAAFGTATPLATTKSRNYSAGDVADYLVAIGFGEAVRPYKSRVLPLFGGELPHPGVPVTSVIGVGVGTTERIVYPGDDFDATPSVVAGDGDGVVNLASAMAVETPWSRRGGDFRMVKVLNMSHNALVVDDRALEIIMREIQRAD